The genomic region CTGTACCTGTCCGGCCAGACCCCCATCGACCCCGCCACCGGGAAACTCTCCGCGGGCGACCTGGGCGACCAGACGCGGCAGTGTTTCGTGAACCTGTTCGACGTGCTGACGGCCGCCGGCCTCACGCCGGCGGATGTGATCAAGGTCAACGTCTACCTCACCGACATGGCGGACTTCGCGGCGATGAACGCCGTCTACGCCGGCCAATTCGAACAGCCCTATCCGGCTCGAACCACGG from Rhodothermales bacterium harbors:
- a CDS encoding Rid family detoxifying hydrolase gives rise to the protein MPRHAVTSPNAATVGPYSHAVWAGELLYLSGQTPIDPATGKLSAGDLGDQTRQCFVNLFDVLTAAGLTPADVIKVNVYLTDMADFAAMNAVYAGQFEQPYPARTTVAVAGLPLGARVEIELVARRPA